Below is a genomic region from bacterium.
GCGCTCGATGGATCCGACACGAGGATCCTGGACGACCTGCGGTCCCGAGGCCGGTCGATCGTCTCGACGGACGACGACGGCACGCTCGAAGTCGAGAAGTCCTGATCGGCGTCCGACTTCAGGCTCACGGGCTGTCTCGCCACTCCGCGAGCGACGCCGCGTAGGCTTCGCGCACCCAGCCGGGCACGCGCTCCCGCGGCGGGCGGACGATTCGTCCATGCCGTAGCCGCATCACGAACCTGTGGGTCGACCGACCGCCGTCGCCCGAGTTGTCGAAGACGTAGGTCGTCTCCGCGAGGTCTGCGGCTTGCGGGATCAAGCGCTGACAGCGGTCGAAGCGAGCCGCGACCCTGTCCGCCGGCACGTCGTGTCCACCGTCCTCGACGCGTGTCGCGACACGTGCGTTGGCGAGTTCGGCATTGTCCAGTCCGACGTG
It encodes:
- a CDS encoding zeta toxin family protein; the encoded protein is MPERPTLHLIAGVNGAGKTSFYAYHLREITPGAEFVNADEIARDRWPGAEAEHNEEAARLAVERRAALMDQRLSFVTETVFSHASKLDLVREAQARGYRVLLYHVGLDNAELANARVATRVEDGGHDVPADRVAARFDRCQRLIPQAADLAETTYVFDNSGDGGRSTHRFVMRLRHGRIVRPPRERVPGWVREAYAASLAEWRDSP